The Burkholderiales bacterium DNA window CCGTGCGCGAGCGCGAGCGTGCAGTTGGGGACCTGCACCTTCGGATGCGACTCGCCGCGAAGCTGCCGCACCGCTTCGATGATCTTGGTCATGCCGCCGCGGTTGGCGGGGTGGTTGTTGCAGAGACCGCCGCCGTCGGTGTTGAACGGCAGCTTGCCGGTGCCGGAGATCAGGTTGCCGTCGGCGACGAACTTGCCGCCTTCGCCTTTCTTGCAGAAGCCGAGGTCCTCGATCTGCATCACCACGGTGATCGTGAAGCTGTCGTAGATCGACGCGTACTGGATGTCGGACGGTTTGATGCCCGCTTCCTCGAAGGCGCGGGGGCCGGTCCACGCCGCACCGGAATACGTGAGGTCGACGTTGCCGCCCATCTGCCCCTTGGTGCTTTCGCCTGCGCCGATCAGCTTCACCAGCGGACGCTTCAGGCTCCTGGCGATCTCGGGCTTGGCCACGATCACCGCGCCGCCGCCGTCGCTCACGACGCAGCAGTCGAGGCGGTGCAGCGGGTCGGAGATCATCGGCGAGTTGACGACCTGCTCGACCGTGACCACGTCCCTCAGCATCGCGTTCGGGTTGTACTGCGCGTGGTGCGAGGCCGCGACCTTCACCCACGCGAGCTGCTCGCTCGTCGTGCCGTACTCGTACATGTGGCGCATCGCGCACATCGCGTAGAGGTTCACCGTCACCGGCGAATACGGCATCTCGAAGGGCGCGTCGGGGAGGTTCACCCCGCGGTCGCGCACCTGCGTGCCCGAGCTGCCTTCGGAGTTCGGACGGCCCGCGAGCGTCACGAGCGCGACGTTGCACTTGCCCGCGGCGATCGCTTCGGCGGCGTGCGCGACGTGCACCAGATACGAGCAGCCGCCCATGTCGGTCGAGTCCACATGGCGAAGCTGCTTCAGGTTCATGTAGTTCGCCATGCTCCAGATGTTCGCGCCCGGCGCGTCGCCGGCGCAGAAGTAGCCGTCGATGTCGTTCTTGGTGAGCCCGGCGTCTTCGAGCGCGCCCTTGGCGACTTCGGCGTGCAACTGCGCGACGGAATGGTTCGGCGCCTTGCGCAGCGGATGCTCGTACGCGCCGACGATGTAGGCCTTGCCTTTGATGGTCATGTTCCTCGCTCCCAGGGAAGCACGCGCCGGCGGTGAGAGTTGTGGTTCTGCCGCGTGCGGTGCGGGAGGCTAGTGTAGCGCAGAGGTTCCGGGTCCGACCCCGGCGTCTTCGGGGTCGGACCCGGCGCGCTCGACCGCATCGTGAAGCAAGATCGCCGAGCGCTCAGGCCGCCTTCAGATCGAGCCGGGCGGGATGTCCTGCGGGAAGCAGTGCGGATGCTTGAAGCCGTTCGGCGGCTCGGCCGGCGCGAGATAGTCGATGTTGTCGGTGCCGCCGAAGCCCACGCCCGCGGGGATGGCGTCGAGACCCGCCGCGCGGCGCATGCGATACGCGATCACGTGATCGGCGCACGCGCTGTCACCGCTGAGCCCCAGGCCGCCGATCACTTTGCCGCCCATGTAGAGCGGCACGCCGCCGCCAAACGTGATCACCCCGCCCGGCACCTTGTTGATGCCGCTGCCCTGCGGCTGGAACTCCGGATTGAACGGGTTGGAGTTGTTGAGCCCGAACAGCGAGCCGCCGGGCTGCACCGCCGAATAGAGGTTCGCGGTCGACAACGCCAGCGCGTCGTTGCTGAAGCCGTTCGCGGTGGTCGCTTTGGCGATCGCGATCGAGCGGCTGCCCGGCCAGGCGTCGCCGATCACGATGACCGAGCACAGCCGATCCTTGCGGTCGACGATCGCCGACCACATGCGGTTCGGCGCGAAGATGCCGCCGTTGTTCATGGCCACCGTCGGCGCGAGCTTGCTCTGCAGTTGAGCCACCACCTTGCCCGGTATGTCGCAGGCGCCGCCGCCGTTGTCATTGTCGGCGAACGCGGGGAAAGACGCGGTCATCGCGAGCGCGTAGACCCAGGTTTTCGCTTTCATCGTAAGGCCCCTTCCTTTGGATTCATTCGTTGAAGGCAGGAGGAGACGCGATTACGTGGTTTGCCGGTCCCCTCCGTGAGAGAAGTGCCCAGCGGCGGGTTGCGCCGGCATCCCGAGCGCTCCCCGCAAAAGACTGTGCGCGTGCGGCCGCGCCGGTGTCAAAGCGCCGCGCGATATGCGTCCATCATGTCAGGCCGAGCCACGCGCCGAGCGCGAGCACGGCCAGGCACGGCGACAGGGACGGGAGCTGCGAAGCATCGGGCAATGCATGGCCGTACCCCCTCGCTGGTGCGGCCGCAAATCTCACGAATTGATAGATTTGACCCGTCTTCGGGGCGGTTGCTACATTCCGCCCCCGCACGAGAACAGCCGCCGCCGCGCCGCCACGAACGAAGATGAACCTCGAATACCTGCTCACATCCCGCCGCGTGTCGGCGTTCGCGTGGTTCCTGCTCGCGGCGTTCTGCCTGGCGACGTTCGTGTTCGCGATGCGCTGATCAAGAGGGGGAGGCGGCGATAGGGTCCGACCCCGGCTTCCAGGGGGTCGGACCCTGGTTCGCGCAGTCCGATTCATTCCAGTTTCAGCCCGATCGCCCTGATCACCTTGTTGTAGCGCGCGGTCTCCGCGCGGAGGTGCTCGGCCAGTTCCTGCGGGGTGCTGCCGATCGGCTCGGAGCCGTCGGCGGAGAGGCGGTCGCGCATCTCCTGGCTGCGGGCGATCTCCGCGACCTCGCGGTAGACGCGATCGACGATCGCGGGCGAGGTCTTGACCGGCGCGAGCAGCGCCTGCCAGCTTCCGGTCTGGTAACCGGGAAGCCCCGACTCCATCGCGGTCGGGACGTCCGGCAGGTAAGGCGCGCGTTTGGCGCCGGTGGTCGCGATCGCGCGCACGCGGCCGCTGCGCACGAGCGGCATCGCCGACGGCGGGCTGGCGAACATCATCTCCACCTGCCCCGCCGCGAGGTCGACCAGCGCGGCCGGCGCGCCCTTGTACGCGACGTGGATCACGTTGATGCCGGCCATGGCCTTGAAGAGCTCACCCGCGAGGTGCGTCGCGGCGGCCGTGCCCGAGGAGGCGAAGTGGAGCTTGCCCGGCCGCTGCTTGGCGAGCGCGATGAGCTCGGCGATGGTCTTCGCCGGGAGCTGCGGGGGTACCACGACCACCGCCGCGCTCATGCCGAGGAGCGAGATCGGCGCGAAATCGCGGATCGGATCGAACGGCAGCTTGGCGTGCAGGCTGGGATTGATCGCGTGCTGCGTCGGCGCGACGAGCAGCGTGTAGCCGTCGGCCGGCGCATGCGCCACGATCTCGGTGGCGATGATGCCGCCGGCGCCGGGGCGATTGTCGACGACGATCTGCTTGCCGACGCGCTCGGACAGGCGCTGCGCGTAGTTGCGCGAGACGAAGTCGGCGTTGCCGCCGACCGACTGCGCGACGACGAGGCGGATGGGACGGGTGGGGTAGGTTTGTCCGTACGCTGCGTGACATAACGCCACCAGCGTCATCCCCGCGCAGGTGACGCCCAGCGTCATTCCCGCGACGGCGACGCGCCGCGTCATTCCCGCGAAGGTGACGCGCAGCGTCATTCCCGCGAAGGTGAAGCGCGTCATTCCCGCGAAGGCGGGAACCCATTTTGACTTGGAGGCCCTGAAAATGGATTCCCGATCGCACACGCTATCGTGCGTCGGGAATGACGCGTTGTGGGTCACCATAGCGACTTCAGCCTCCCCCCATCCAGATTGAGCGAAATACCCGTGATATAGCTCGCGCGCTCCGAGCACAGGAACACGATCGCGTTCGCGAGCTCCTCGGGCTTGCCGAAGCGGTTGAGCGAGTTCTTGCGCGCCGCCTGGCGCCGCGCCTCCTCCTCGGTCTGGGCGCCGAGCTCCTGCGCGAGCCCCTGCGCGTTGCGCCGCCACAGGTTGGTGTCGACCCAGCCCGGGCAGACCGCGTTGACGAGCACGTTGTCCTCGCCGAACTCGGTGGAGAGCGACTTGGTGATGTTGAGGAGACCGCTGTTGGTGATGCCGCTGCCGAACATGTAGGGGTCGGGCTCCTTGCCCGCGCCGCCGATCATGTTGACGATGCGGCCCCAGCGCTGCGCGCGCATCTGCGGGTAGACCAGCCGGATCGCGCGCAGAAAGCCGAAGAGCTTGGTCTCGAGCTGTTCCTTGAGGCCTTCGTCGGTCATCACCGCGAAGCGGCCGGAATACATCTGTCCCGCGTTGTTGACCAGGATGTCGACGGTGCCGAAGCGTTCCTTCGCCGCGGCGACGAGGCGCTCGATGTCGGCGGGCCTGGTCATGTCGGCGACGGTCGCGTGGATCTCGCCGCCGGTCTGTTTCGCCAGCTCGTCGCGCGCCTGCGCCAGCGTGTCTTCCTTGCGGCCGCAGATCATCACCCGGACACCTTCCTCGAGAAACTGCCGCGCGGTCTCACGTCCGATCCCTCGGCTACCGCCGGTGACGATCGCTGCTCTTCCCTTTATGCCCAGATCCATCGCTGCTCCCTTAATGCGAAAAAGCTTGAACCGCAAAGGACGCAAAGGACGCAAAGGTTTACGGCGGCTGGCGTGCACTCGAGCACGATGCTTTGCGGCAGCCGGTACCGCATGCCTTTGGTTTTCCTTTGCGTCCTTTGCGTCCTTGGCGGTCGATTGCTTTTATTCGACCTTCACGCCCGAGGCTTTGACTACCTCGCCCCAGTCCCTGGTGTCCTTCGTGAGGAACGCGCCGAACTGTTCGGACGTCATCGTCCCGGGCGTCGCCGAGACGTTGGCGAGCATCTCCTTCACTTTCGGCTGCTCGAGCGCGACGAGGGTTTCGTCGTGCAGGCGCTTGACGATCGCGCGCTGCGTGCCTCTGGGCGCCCACAGGCCCGAGTACAGGCCGAGGTCGTAGCCGTTGAGCGTCTCGGCGATGGCCGGCACTTCGGGTATCTGCGAGGAGCGCTTGGGGAACGACACCGCGAGCAACACCAGCCGGCCGGTCCTGGCGTGAGGCAGCGCGGCGGGCAACGTCGAGAACGACACCGAGGTCTCGCCGCTGATCACCGACGCCGCGGCCGGCACGCTGCCTTTGAACGGCACGTGGGTGAGCTCGATGCCGCCCATGCGCTCGAGCCTCACCGCGCCGAGGTGAGTGATCGAGCCGGCCCCCGAGGAGGCGTAGTTGATCGCCTTCGGTTTCGATTTCGCGAGCGCGATCAGCTGCGCCACGGTCTTCACGTTGAGCGAGGGATTCGCGATCAGCACCATCGGCGAGCCCGCCACCAGGCCGATCGGCTCGAAGTCCTTCAGCGTGTCGTACGGCAGGGTGCGGTACAGCGAGTGGGCGATGCAGTGGCTCGCGACGTCGTGCATGAGGAGCGTGTGGCCGTCCGGCGCGGCCTTGGCGACGATCGCCGCGCCCAGCGTTCCCGCGGCGCCGGGGCGGTTGTCGATGACGATCGGCTGCCCCAGCGCTTCGGCGTAGTGCACGCTGACCGCGCGCCCGATGACGTCGGTGATGCCGCCCGCGGGCCACGGGATGACGATGCGCACCGGCCGCGTCGGGTAGGATTGAGCGGCTGTTTCGAACGCGAAGGACGACAGGCATGCGATGGCGGCTGCGATGACGCTTCTCATCATGGCGCTCCTCCTCGCGCGCATGGTGGCATGCCCTCAGACGCTTCTGCAAATGGAGACGCAATGAAGACAGGGTTCATCGGCCTGGGACAGATGGGCAGGGGCATGGCCGCGCGTCTGGTCGACAAGGGCTTCGACGTCGTCGCGTGGAATCGCAGCGCGGCGCCGGCCGAAGCCCTGCGCGAGCACGGCGCGCGTATCGCGTCGGCGCCGGCGCAGACGCTGGACGCCGACGTGATCGTCACCATGCTCGCCGACGACGCCGCGGTCGAGGCGGTGTGGCTGGAAAGCGGGCTCGTCTCGAAGATGCCCGCGGGTGCGGTACACCTCAACATGTCGTCGGTGAGCCTGAGGCTCGCCACGAAGCTGCGTGACGCGCACGCGGCCGGCGCGTACGTAGCGGCCCCTGTCTTCGGACGGCCCGCGTCCGCGGCGAGCGGAGAGCTCGACATCGTGGCCGGCGGCAAGCGGGAGGCCATCGCGCGCTGCGGGCCGCTCTTCGACGCGCTGGGCAGGCGCTGGTTCGACGTCGGCGACGACCCGACGCACGCCAACGTGGTCAAGATCGCGCGCAACTTCGTGCTCGCCTCGATCATCGAGAGCCTCGGGGAAGCGTTCGCGCTCGTGGAGAAATCGGGCGTCGAACCGGCGCGCTTCCACGACATCATCACGAGCACCGCGATGAGCTGTCCCTCTTACAGGAACTACGGCCGGCTCATCATCGACAAGCCCGCGGAAGCGACCTTCACGGTGAAGCTGGGCCTGAAGGACGTCGAGCTCGCTCTGCAGGTCGCCGGCGACACCGGCGTGCCGCTGCCCCTCGGCGAGCTCATGCGCGAGCAGCACCTGGGCGCGATCGCGCGCGGCTACGGCGAGCGCGAATGGGCGTCGGTGGGCAACTACATCGCGGAGAAAGCGGGGTTGTGAGGCGTCAGGCCGCGGGCGACAGCGCGGGATCGGACTTGAGCGCGGCGACGGCGTTGCGTCCGCGTCCCTTGGCTGCGTAGAGCGCTTCGTCGGCCTGTTTGAGCAGCGCATTGACGCCGGCGGCGCCGCTCGGCACCGGCGGCGTTGCAGCGTCGCCCTGCGTCGCCGCGACGCCAATGCTCACGGTGACGTGATGGTGCGGTGATCCGGCATGCGGCAACTGCAGCGCTTCGATGGCGCTGCGCAGCGTTTCGGCGCGCGCGAGCGCCGCAGCGGGGGCGACGTTCTCCAGCATCACCACGAACTCCTCGCCGCCCAGTCTCACCGCGAGCTCGCCCGCGCCGTGGAACTCGGACGCGAGCGCGTGGCCGATCGCGGCGAGGCACTCGTCGCCTGCGGCATGACCGTAGTGGTCGTTGTAGTTCTTGAAGGAGTCGATGTCGACCATCATCACGCTGAGCGGCCGGTGCTGTCCGACCGTGGCGTCCCATGCCCGTGCTTTTTCGTGCTCGAAGCGCCTGCGGTTGGCGAGCCCGGTGAGCGGATCGCGCCGCGCGAGCGTCTCGAGCTGCGCGTTGGCCTGGCGCAGCTCCGCGGTACGCGCCGCGACCTGGTTGTCGAGCTCCTCGACGTGCCGGCGGATGTCGCCCTGGAGCAGAGCGAATCCTTCCGCGAGCTTGTCGATCTCGTCGCGCCAGCGCCTGCCCGAGCGGTCGAGCTGCAACGGCCGCGTCAGATCGGAAGGCGTCAGGGAGGAGGCGAACTCGGCGATCTGGCGCATCGGCTGCGTGAGCTGGCGGCGCAGGATCACGAACACGACCGCGCACACGAGCGCGGTCAGCGCGAGGCAGCCGACGAGGACGCGCAGGACGTCGTCGACGAGCTTGCCGTGCAGGTGCGCCGTGTTGGGCGCGACCGCGAGCGTTCCCAGCCAGCCGGGCTTGCCGTTGGGATAGGGCACGTCCAGGGTGATCGTGCCCGCCGTGCCGCGGCGGACCGGCGTGCCGCTCTCGAACTCCTGTCCGGTGGCGGTCTCCAGCCTCGCGTGCGCGATCTCGGGCCGCTGCGCGATGAGGCGCATCTGCCGCCGTATGGCGTCGGGCTCGATGTCCCAGACGTTCACCGACAAGAGCGGCACGTTGGTGTCGACGATCATCTGGACTTCCGCTTCGAACCGGGCGCGCTCGTAGCGATACGACAGCGCCGCCTGCAGCGCGGCCACGCACAGCGTGCAGACCGTTCCCGCGGCGACGATCGAGCGGATGAGCGTGCTCGACAGCGGCCGGAACGGGCGCCGTGGCTCGGGCGCGGGCGTCGTCACTTCGTCGGCCGCTCCGCCAGAAGCTGCGCGAAACCGAAGTCGTAGCGCTGCACTTTGGGATTGAGCGCCTTGCTGTAGCGGCGGAAGTCGACGCCGGAGAAGCCGTTGCCGAAGCGCTGGAGATAGCGCTCGGCGAGCGCGGGATCGAACTGCGCGAACATCGAGCGCTCGAGCTCGAGGCCTTCGCCCGTGAAGTCCCGCCCGCGGTGGTAGTCGTAGATCATGACCATCGCCCACGCGCCGGTGACGAAATGGCCGCCCGCGAGCGCGGTCATGCGGCCGCTGCGGATCGACTCCAGCGCCTCGGTCGAAGTGTTGATGCCGCTGAACCACGCGTCGACGCCGGGCGTGCCGCCGCGCTTCTCCCACGATTGCATCGCGCCGAAGGCCATGAGGTCGTTACCCGCCCAGATCAGCCTGGCATGCGGATAGCGCTGGAACAGCACTGCGCTCTGCTCGGCCGCCTTGTCGCGGGTCCAGGCGGCGTACACCTCCTGCTCGAGCACGACTCGCGCATTCTCGGCGACCGCACGGCGCATGCCTTCGTTGCGCTTGATCGAAGACGGCGTCGACCGGTCGCCGGCGATCGCGATCATGTGGAGCTTGCCGTCGGGTGCGTAGGCTTTCGCCTTGATGCCCTGCGCGATCAGCGCGCGCGCGGTGAGGTAGCCCGCGTCCTCGGCGCGCGGCTCGAGCGATCCGAGCCAGCCTTTGAAGACCGTGCGCGGCGAGCCGAGCGGCCCGCGCTGATCGGCCGGGATGGAGCTGTAGGCGAGGAAGGTCTTGATGCCCGCGCCGTCGACGATCTTCAGAAGCTCGCCGGCCACGCCGTAGTCGTTGGTGATCACGATGTATTCGGGCCGCGCCCGCGGCGGCCGCGAGACCATCTCGCGCGCGATGTCGAGCGTCTTGAGGTGCTCGCGCTCCGCGTACTGCACCTCGAAGCGCATGCCCAGGCTGTCCGCGGCCGTTCGCATGCTTTGCGTCGCGGTGACCCAGTAGATCTCGTCGGACTTGCCGGGATTGATGAAGGCGACCGATTGCGCGGCCGCCGCGCAACCGAAGAGCAGCGCGGACGCAAACACCACCGACCTCGACACGAGCGTGTTCCCCGACACCTCGACCCCTTGTAAGGCGCTCGCTCGCGATCGCCGGGCAGGCGAACCGCGTGGCGCAGTTCGCGCGATTTTGCCAGAACCGCGTGCGCCGATGGGTGTTCGCCCGATGCTAGAATCCGCTCCCTTTCGTCACGCAATCCGCCGATGGAACAACCGAACAGCCTGAGTCACC harbors:
- a CDS encoding thiolase domain-containing protein, whose translation is MTIKGKAYIVGAYEHPLRKAPNHSVAQLHAEVAKGALEDAGLTKNDIDGYFCAGDAPGANIWSMANYMNLKQLRHVDSTDMGGCSYLVHVAHAAEAIAAGKCNVALVTLAGRPNSEGSSGTQVRDRGVNLPDAPFEMPYSPVTVNLYAMCAMRHMYEYGTTSEQLAWVKVAASHHAQYNPNAMLRDVVTVEQVVNSPMISDPLHRLDCCVVSDGGGAVIVAKPEIARSLKRPLVKLIGAGESTKGQMGGNVDLTYSGAAWTGPRAFEEAGIKPSDIQYASIYDSFTITVVMQIEDLGFCKKGEGGKFVADGNLISGTGKLPFNTDGGGLCNNHPANRGGMTKIIEAVRQLRGESHPKVQVPNCTLALAHGTGGALGHRHGSATLIMERE
- a CDS encoding heme-binding protein — translated: MKAKTWVYALAMTASFPAFADNDNGGGACDIPGKVVAQLQSKLAPTVAMNNGGIFAPNRMWSAIVDRKDRLCSVIVIGDAWPGSRSIAIAKATTANGFSNDALALSTANLYSAVQPGGSLFGLNNSNPFNPEFQPQGSGINKVPGGVITFGGGVPLYMGGKVIGGLGLSGDSACADHVIAYRMRRAAGLDAIPAGVGFGGTDNIDYLAPAEPPNGFKHPHCFPQDIPPGSI
- a CDS encoding tripartite tricarboxylate transporter substrate binding protein, whose translation is MTRFTFAGMTLRVTFAGMTRRVAVAGMTLGVTCAGMTLVALCHAAYGQTYPTRPIRLVVAQSVGGNADFVSRNYAQRLSERVGKQIVVDNRPGAGGIIATEIVAHAPADGYTLLVAPTQHAINPSLHAKLPFDPIRDFAPISLLGMSAAVVVVPPQLPAKTIAELIALAKQRPGKLHFASSGTAAATHLAGELFKAMAGINVIHVAYKGAPAALVDLAAGQVEMMFASPPSAMPLVRSGRVRAIATTGAKRAPYLPDVPTAMESGLPGYQTGSWQALLAPVKTSPAIVDRVYREVAEIARSQEMRDRLSADGSEPIGSTPQELAEHLRAETARYNKVIRAIGLKLE
- a CDS encoding SDR family oxidoreductase gives rise to the protein MDLGIKGRAAIVTGGSRGIGRETARQFLEEGVRVMICGRKEDTLAQARDELAKQTGGEIHATVADMTRPADIERLVAAAKERFGTVDILVNNAGQMYSGRFAVMTDEGLKEQLETKLFGFLRAIRLVYPQMRAQRWGRIVNMIGGAGKEPDPYMFGSGITNSGLLNITKSLSTEFGEDNVLVNAVCPGWVDTNLWRRNAQGLAQELGAQTEEEARRQAARKNSLNRFGKPEELANAIVFLCSERASYITGISLNLDGGRLKSLW
- a CDS encoding tripartite tricarboxylate transporter substrate binding protein, giving the protein MMRSVIAAAIACLSSFAFETAAQSYPTRPVRIVIPWPAGGITDVIGRAVSVHYAEALGQPIVIDNRPGAAGTLGAAIVAKAAPDGHTLLMHDVASHCIAHSLYRTLPYDTLKDFEPIGLVAGSPMVLIANPSLNVKTVAQLIALAKSKPKAINYASSGAGSITHLGAVRLERMGGIELTHVPFKGSVPAAASVISGETSVSFSTLPAALPHARTGRLVLLAVSFPKRSSQIPEVPAIAETLNGYDLGLYSGLWAPRGTQRAIVKRLHDETLVALEQPKVKEMLANVSATPGTMTSEQFGAFLTKDTRDWGEVVKASGVKVE
- a CDS encoding NAD(P)-dependent oxidoreductase: MKTGFIGLGQMGRGMAARLVDKGFDVVAWNRSAAPAEALREHGARIASAPAQTLDADVIVTMLADDAAVEAVWLESGLVSKMPAGAVHLNMSSVSLRLATKLRDAHAAGAYVAAPVFGRPASAASGELDIVAGGKREAIARCGPLFDALGRRWFDVGDDPTHANVVKIARNFVLASIIESLGEAFALVEKSGVEPARFHDIITSTAMSCPSYRNYGRLIIDKPAEATFTVKLGLKDVELALQVAGDTGVPLPLGELMREQHLGAIARGYGEREWASVGNYIAEKAGL
- a CDS encoding diguanylate cyclase, translated to MTTPAPEPRRPFRPLSSTLIRSIVAAGTVCTLCVAALQAALSYRYERARFEAEVQMIVDTNVPLLSVNVWDIEPDAIRRQMRLIAQRPEIAHARLETATGQEFESGTPVRRGTAGTITLDVPYPNGKPGWLGTLAVAPNTAHLHGKLVDDVLRVLVGCLALTALVCAVVFVILRRQLTQPMRQIAEFASSLTPSDLTRPLQLDRSGRRWRDEIDKLAEGFALLQGDIRRHVEELDNQVAARTAELRQANAQLETLARRDPLTGLANRRRFEHEKARAWDATVGQHRPLSVMMVDIDSFKNYNDHYGHAAGDECLAAIGHALASEFHGAGELAVRLGGEEFVVMLENVAPAAALARAETLRSAIEALQLPHAGSPHHHVTVSIGVAATQGDAATPPVPSGAAGVNALLKQADEALYAAKGRGRNAVAALKSDPALSPAA
- a CDS encoding ABC transporter substrate-binding protein, translating into MSGNTLVSRSVVFASALLFGCAAAAQSVAFINPGKSDEIYWVTATQSMRTAADSLGMRFEVQYAEREHLKTLDIAREMVSRPPRARPEYIVITNDYGVAGELLKIVDGAGIKTFLAYSSIPADQRGPLGSPRTVFKGWLGSLEPRAEDAGYLTARALIAQGIKAKAYAPDGKLHMIAIAGDRSTPSSIKRNEGMRRAVAENARVVLEQEVYAAWTRDKAAEQSAVLFQRYPHARLIWAGNDLMAFGAMQSWEKRGGTPGVDAWFSGINTSTEALESIRSGRMTALAGGHFVTGAWAMVMIYDYHRGRDFTGEGLELERSMFAQFDPALAERYLQRFGNGFSGVDFRRYSKALNPKVQRYDFGFAQLLAERPTK